The following are encoded together in the Daucus carota subsp. sativus chromosome 5, DH1 v3.0, whole genome shotgun sequence genome:
- the LOC108223817 gene encoding anaphase-promoting complex subunit 5, with product MSGIMKPASGMTITPHKVSVCVLVQVYAPPAQISVPFPFSSVSQHNRLALYLLSLIKSCDGILEPTLDQLITQLRQVGGLFSHWITDHLTNRLASLSSPDDLFNFFTDLRGILAGPDTTVMDDDQINLDPSSTLGVYVRRCLLAFNLMSFEGICHLLMSIGAYCKEALSTSASYDLPHSDDFSNASEALEYENMDLESLVFDKVNEEIKSRKRSYEGVSFHNHAPRALFGLVQDINVTAEPSHKNIDKPLECSPISQSDKLGVVDPSGGNFLRTNWQVQGYLLEQADLIEKQRSSFSLNAFESILKQLQRLAPELHRVHFLQYLNSLYHDDYPLALENLHRYFDYSAGTEGCELVTPSTGCNSLGRYENALLCLGMMHFHFGHPKQALEVLTEAVRVSQQNGDDTCLAYTISAICNLLSEIGISNTTGIIGSSYSHVTSIGTSLSIQEQLFVLLRRSLKRAESLKLKRLVASSHLAMAKFDLTHVQRPLISFGPKASMKLKTFPVNVCKDLRFCSRLISEFDTESELTITDGAMSTVWLENLKKPMGSSVFMQDNGSGTISDCFRFCAQPSSVPASVQQLVGSSYLVRATAWGAYGSAPLARISALVFATCFAESSSSEDVALAYAKLIQHLALFKGYKEAFSALRIAEEKFLSVSKSRILLLKLQLLHERALHKGNLKQAQQLCDELGVLASSATGVDMELKAEANLRCARTLLAANQYSEAAAVAHSLFCMCYKFNMQVENATVLLLLAEIHKKSGNAVLGIPYVLASISFCQVFNLDLLKASAAVTLAELWLSLGSTHAKRALTLVHGALPIILGHGGLELRGRACIAEAKCYLSDPSFSVIDNPEVVLDPLNQASEEFEILEYHELAAEDFYLLAIVYDKLGLLEEREKASASFKKHMVALETPVDEECFLFDML from the exons atgtcagggataATGAAGCCGGCGAGTGGTATGACAATTACGCCGCACAAAGTATCCGTCTGCGTGCTGGTTCAAGTCTACGCGCCGCCGGCTCAAATCTCCGTGCCTTTCCCTTTCTCTTCTGTTTCTCAGCACAATCGTCTCGCTCTCTACTTGCTCTCTCTCATTAAG TCGTGTGATGGCATCTTGGAGCCCACTTTGGATCAACTTATTACTCAATTGAGGCAAGTTGGGGGATTATTCAGTCACTGGATAACTGATCATTTAACTAATAGACTTGCTTCTTTGTCCTCCCCTGATGATTTGTTTAACTTTTTCACCGATTTGCGAG GGATTCTTGCTGGCCCCGATACGACTGTCATGGATGATGACCAAATCAACTTGGATCCGAGTAGCACTCTTGGTGTTTATGTCCGCCGTTGCTTGCTTGCGTTTAATTTAATGTCTTTCGAG GGTATTTGTCATCTGTTAATGAGTATAGGAGCGTATTGTAAAGAAGCCCTCTCTACTAGTGCTTCCTATGACTTGCCTCATTCAGATGATTTCAGTAATGCTTCTGAGGCTTTAGAATATGAAAACATGGACTTGGAGAGTTTGGTTTTTGACAAAGTCAATGAAGAAATCAAATCTAGAAAGAGGTCATATGAAGGAGTATCTTTTCATAATCATGCACCCCGAGCACTTTTTGGATTGGTTCAAG ATATTAATGTTACAGCTGAACCCAGCCATAAAAACATTGATAAGCCTTTGGAGTGTAGCCCAATATCGCAAAGTGATAAATTAGGGGTTGTCGACCCTTCCGGTGGAAATTTCTTACGTACAAACTGGCAGGTTCAGGGATACTTACTGGAGCAGGCTGATTTAATTGAGAA GCAACGCAGCTCCTTTTCACTGAATGCTTTTGAATCCATTTTAAAGCAGCTGCAGAGACTGGCACCGGAGTTGCATCGT GTTCACTTTTTGCAATATTTGAATAGCCTATACCATGATGATTATCCTCTCGCACTGGAAAATCTCCATCGTTATTTTGATTATAG TGCAGGGACTGAAGGATGTGAACTTGTTACCCCATCCACCGGCTGCAATAGCCTTGGCAGATATGAAAATGCTTTGTTATGTCTTGGAATGATGCATTTTCACTTTGGGCACCCAAAGCAAGCCTTAGAG GTCTTAACTGAAGCAGTACGGGTTTCTCAGCAG AACGGTGATGACACTTGTCTTGCTTACACAATATCAGCCATATGCAATCTTTTGTCTGAAATCGGCATTTCGAACACAACTGGAATCATTGGTTCCTCTTACTCACATGTGACGAGTATTGGCACTTCACTATCCATTCAGGAACAGTTATTTGTGCTCTTGAGGAGGTCCCTTAAAAGAGCCGAGTCTTTAAAGCTAAAGAGACTTGTAGCTTCCAGTCATCTTGCTATGGCCAAATTTGATTTGACG CATGTTCAAAGACCACTGATATCGTTTGGTCCCAAGGCTTCCATGAAGCTTAAAACTTTTCCTGTCAATGTTTGCAAG GATTTGAGATTTTGTTCTCGTTTGATTAGTGAATTTGACACTGAAAGCGAATTGACAATTACTGATGGTGCTATGAGTACCGTTTGGCTTGAGAATTTGAAGAAACCAATGGGTTCATCGGTTTTTATGCAAGATAATGGATCTGGAACCATTAGTGATTGCTTCAGATTCTGTGCACAACCTAGTTCTGTTCCTGCATCTGTTCAGCAGTTAGTGGGTTCCTCATACCTGGTTCGAGCTACAGCTTGGGGGGCATATGGCAG TGCCCCTCTTGCACGTATATCTGCTCTGGTTTTTGCAACTTGCTTTGCCGAGTCATCAAG CTCAGAGGATGTCGCATTGGCATATGCCAAACTCATCCAACATTTAGCATTGTTTAAAGGGTACAAAG AGGCTTTCAGTGCTCTTAGAATAGCAGAAGAGAAATTCTTGTCAGTCTCCAAGTCACGAATTCTTCTACTCAAGCTGCAGTTGCTTCATGAACGAGCTTTACATAA GGGAAACTTGAAACAGGCTCAACAATTATGTGATGAGCTTGGAGTCTTGGCATCTTCTGCAACTGGCGTGGACATGGAACTGAAGGCAGAAGCAAATCTACGGTGTGCTCGGACATTGCTTGCAGCTAACCAGTATAGTGAG GCAGCTGCTGTTGCACACTCTCTTTTCTGCATGTGTTACAAGTTCAATATGCAGGTTGAGAATGCTACTGTTCTTCTACTGCTGGCAGAGATTCATAAG AAATCAGGAAATGCTGTTTTAGGAATTCCGTACGTGCTGGCTAGCATCTCATTTTGCCAGGTGTTTAACTTGGATCTTCTCAAAGCCTCGGCTGCTGTGACCTTAGCCGAATTGTGGCTCTCTCTGGGGTCAACTCATGCAAAAAGAGCCCTAACCCTCGTACATGGAGCTCTTCCAATCATTCTTGGTCACGGTGGTCTGGAGCTTAGAGGTCGAGCCTGTATTGCAGAAGCTAAATGTTACCTATCAGACCCAAGCTTTTCAG TTATTGATAATCCTGAAGTTGTACTCGATCCATTGAACCAAGCTTCCGAAGAGTTCGAAATACTGGAG TATCATGAATTGGCCGCGGAAGATTTTTACTTGCTTGCAATTGTATATGACAAGTTGGGACTGTTGGAGGAAAGAGAAAAAGCTTCAGCTTCATTTAAGAAACACATGGTTGCACTCGAAACTCCTGTTGATGAGGAGTGTTTTCTATTTGACATGTTGTAA